One Microcaecilia unicolor chromosome 4, aMicUni1.1, whole genome shotgun sequence genomic region harbors:
- the IGF2 gene encoding insulin-like growth factor II isoform X2 yields the protein MKGKEKGSVKKRYKRKEYQVSQLSTARRLLFLTFTFLVYAVDSAKAYGTSETLCGGELVDTLQFVCGDRGFYFSRPTGRSSRKVTRGIVEECCFKSCDLMLLETYCAKPAKNERDLSPTSLTALPPLSKDAYRKPFHAKYSKYDVWQKKSAQRLRRGIPAILRARKYRLQIEGLQEFEEAKHHRPLIILPTQKPHLLQFPLKTSDNQK from the exons GTGTCACAGCTGTCTACAGCACGGAGACTGCTGTTTCTTACCTTCACGTTCCTCGTCTATGCTGTGGACTCTGCCAAGGCTTATGGAACATCAGAGACGCTCTGTGGGGGAGAGCTTGTCGACACGCTGCAGTTTGTCTGTGGGGACCGAGGATTTTATTTTA GTCGACCCACGGGGAGATCAAGCCGCAAGGTTACCCGAGGCATTGTGGAAGAGTGTTGTTTCAAAAGCTGCGATCTAATGCTCTTGGAAACCTACTGTGCCAAACCGGCCAAGAATGAGCGTGACCTCTCTCCCACTTCCCTCACAGCCCTTCCTCCTCTGAGCAAG GATGCCTACCGGAAGCCGTTCCATGCTAAGTATTCCAAGTACGATGTGTGGCAAAAGAAGTCTGCACAGCGCCTGCGGAGAGGGATTCCTGCCATACTCCGCGCCAGAAAGTATCGATTGCAAATAGAGGGGCTTCAAGAATTTGAAGAGGCCAAGCATCATCGCCCCCTCATTATTCTGCCTACCCAGAAGCCCCATCTCCTGCAATTCCCTTTAAAGACATCAGATAACCAGAAATGA